One genomic region from Phragmites australis chromosome 1, lpPhrAust1.1, whole genome shotgun sequence encodes:
- the LOC133925945 gene encoding MADS-box transcription factor 2, whose translation MGRGKIEIKRIENSTNRQVTFSKRRNGILKKAREISVLCDAEVGVVIFSSAGKLYDYCSPKTSLSKILEKYQTNSGKILWDEKHMSLSAEIDRIKKENDNMQIELRHLKGEDLNSLQPKELIMIEEALDNGLTNLHEKMMEHWERRMGNNKMLEDENKLLAFKLHQQDVELSGSMRDLELGYYPDRDFAAQMPITFRVQPSHPNLQENN comes from the exons ATGGGGCGCGGCAAGATCGAGATCAAGCGGATCGAGAACTCCACCAACCGCCAGGTGACGTTCTCGAAGCGCCGGAACGGGATCCTCAAGAAGGCGCGGGAGATCAGCGTGCTGTGCGATGCTGAGGTCGGCGTCGTCATCTTCTCCAGCGCCGGCAAGCTCTACGACTACTGCTCCCCCAAGACGTC GCTATCAAAAATCTTGGAGAAGTACCAGACCAACTCCGGAAAGATACTGTGGGATGAGAAGCACATG AGCCTTAGTGCTGAGATTGATCGTATCAAGAAAGAGAACGATAACATGCAGATTGAGCTCAG GCACCTGAAAGGTGAAGATCTAAACTCGCTGCAACCCAAAGAGTTGATCATGATTGAGGAGGCACTTGATAATGGGCTGACGAACCTGCACGAAAAAATG ATGGAACACTGGGAAAGGCGCATGGGAAAC AATAAGATGCTGGAAGATGAGAACAAACTGCTGGCCTTTAAACTG CACCAGCAAGATGTTGAGCTGAGTGGCAGCATGAGAGATCTTGAGCTGGGGTACTATCCTGACAGGGACTTTGCAGCTCAGATGCCAATCACCTTCCGCGTGCAGCCCAGTCATCCCAATTTGCAGGAGAACAATTAG